A stretch of Arachis hypogaea cultivar Tifrunner chromosome 15, arahy.Tifrunner.gnm2.J5K5, whole genome shotgun sequence DNA encodes these proteins:
- the LOC112748058 gene encoding uncharacterized mitochondrial protein AtMg00810-like yields the protein MIIFGDDVDGISDLKASLHHTFEMKDLGSLSYFLGLEVISIDDGIYLSQAKYASDLLARADITDSHTESTSLEPNVWFTLIDDTVLDNLTLYQQLVGGLVYLTVTRPDIAYLVHVLSQFLSAPRATHYAAVLRILYYIKGTLFHGLYFFAHSSLTFQAYSDADWASDPTDCHSTIDYCLFLVDSLISWRVKKQMFIARSSIEVEYYALADTIAGVVSIRWLLENLGAPQSSLTDIFYDNYSAILIAHNDVFHERTKHIEIDCHFVWQRLLIDVVRLITVGTLDQTADIFTKTSSYSFSDSSIQTQDGILSSHLSLKKNVKV from the coding sequence ATGATCATTTttggagatgatgttgatggtatctctgatcttaaAGCATCCCTTCACCatacttttgagatgaaagatcttggttctctcagttaTTTTCTTGGCCTTGAAGTCATATCCATAGATGATGGtatctatctctctcaagctaagTATGCTTCGGATCTTCTTGCTCGAGCCGACATTACAGATAGTCATACTGAGTCTACttctcttgagcctaatgtttgGTTTACTCTTATAGATgacactgttttggataatcttACTCTTTATCAACAGTTAGTTGGAGGTCTCGTTTACTTGACTGTCACACGACCGGACATCGCCTATCTAGTTCATgttcttagccagttcttgtcggCTCCTCGtgctactcactatgcggcagttcttcgcattctttaCTACATTaaaggcactctatttcatggcctttatttttttGCCCATTCATCTTTAACCTTTCAAGCGTActcagatgctgattgggctAGTGATCCCACTGATTGTCATTCTACTATtgattattgtttgtttcttgttGACTCTCTCATTTCATGGCGAGTCAAGAAGCAAATGTTCATTGCTCGATCAAGTATCGAAGTTGAATACTATGCTCTCGCTGACACCATTGCTGGGGTTGTCTcgattcgttggcttctcgaaaaCTTGGGTGCTCCTCAATCCTCCCTAACTGACATTTTTTATGACAACTACAGTGCTATTCTAATTGCCCATAATGATGtttttcatgaacgcaccaaacacattgagattgattgtcactttgtctGGCAACGTCTCCTTATTGATGTTGTTCGTCTCATAACTGTTGGAACTttagatcagactgctgatatcttcacgaaaacATCATCCTACTCGTTTTCGGACTCTAGtatccaaactcaagatggtatTCTTAGCTCGCACTTGAGTTTGAAGAAGAATGTTAAagtataa
- the LOC112746919 gene encoding uncharacterized protein: MEERRRGFSVAAETPPPLLGLVAFAVLPPSGCCSAAKELEGSTPCHQFESVYDLDSDDELQWLNEMEMATSRTRSLIWKLHKLGREQLTGLIMLLELSISSRYNDLMLRIFSKHPDLFPEEFEHFDDFTIASSWESSLLLKVQVV, translated from the exons ATGGAGGAGAGAAGAAGGGGGTTCTCGGTCGCCGCTGAAACTCCACCGCCATTGCTAGGGCTTGTTGCCTTCGCTGTTCTGCCACCGTCGGGCTGCTGTTCCGCCGCCAAGGAGCTCGAAGGGAGTACCCCGTGTCACCAG TTCGAAAGTGTGTATGATTTGGATAGTGATGATGAACTGCAATGGCTAAATGAGATGGAGATG GCCACAAGCAGAACTAGATCGCTAATTTGGAAGCTTCACAAATTAGGGAGAGAGCAGTTGACAGGATTAATAATGTTATTGGAAC TTTCCATTTCTTCCAGATACAACGATTTGATGCTCAGAATATTTTCCAAACACCCAGATTTGTTCCCTGAAGAG TTTGAGCATTTTGATGATTTCACTATAGCTTCTTCATGGGAAag CTCATTGCTCCTCAAAGTGCAAGTGGTGTAG